The proteins below are encoded in one region of Mangifera indica cultivar Alphonso chromosome 7, CATAS_Mindica_2.1, whole genome shotgun sequence:
- the LOC123220242 gene encoding uncharacterized protein LOC123220242 → MENKLAHSQKVGKGKEDSLDGNNKDIELSGDNGLDGAELKTRSLVRRVNSQRSLILNVKQLLAGKSFLKKTFLQSNHGLDAKIPKHMVTLDERYLRWCLELIHTSASKAAQCSISMNMSSTNMGILWDDMKPAKMSNENPCDMGGLVFECPLATGRGSVLISPAGQWIVGSVMGSKSMINILKSPLLSKFGALDGDGNFRRIGLNDIKGPVSYDFISPPGGLSNYSSQKLEKKTHMLGNRKNGSETVHNRLVSVSSTNSSCSDQSSSSAASTSVSLGMLQCMWKGGKPHFVFSVDERKEVYIANLSKTESAGSMSADYMYTFHLRKGGEKEHGIHDNESLLVGKMKVSTSFTFCRNDSKIMETQFTLFSTTENFVGEMEMSCRGIRKNKSLSKKVVEVFRNSHSSKQFTLSKYGGSSALETSSWEQLQNMSNNLDAFGRTSLIEDDLPPNLELAAIVVKDHLPAGGQKEAGGWGLKFLKKVGVSQSAETLKTSARSVYCAQDSDDCSTSMDILIPAGFHGGPRTRNGGPSGLIERWRSGGCCDCGGWDLGCPLTVLNTRFSRKEVSPQADIHDEFKSFDLFMLGSELKAPTLRMVNIRDGLYFIHFQSNLSALQSLSIAVASVHSQSPSLRPENIQE, encoded by the exons ATGGAGAACAAATTGGCCCATTCCCAGAAAGTTGGCAAGGGGAAGGAAGATTCATTGGATGGCAATAACAAGGACATTGAATTATCTGGGGACAATGGGTTGGATGGTGCAGAACTTAAAACAAGAAGTTTAGTGAGAAGGGTGAATTCTCAGCGTAGTCTGATATTAAATGTGAAGCAATTGTTGGCGGGTAAAAGTTTTCTAAAGAAAACATTCCTTCAGAGTAATCATGGCTTAGATGCTAAGATTCCAAAGCATATGGTTACTCTAGATGAGAGATATCTTCGTTGGTGTCTTGAATTGATTCATACTAGTGCATCAAAAGCAGCTCAGTGCAGCATCTCTATGAATATGAGCTCAACAAATATGGGCATCCTGTGGGATGACATGAAACCAGCTAAAATGAGCAATGAAAATCCCTGTGATATGGGTGGGCTTGTTTTTGAATGTCCATTGGCAACTGGGAGAGGGAGTGTTCTCATTAGTCCTGCAGGTCAGTGGATTGTGGGTTCAGTTATGGGTAGCAAGagtatgataaatattttgaagaGCCCTCTGTTAAGCAAATTTGGTGCATTAGATGGTGATGGTAATTTCAGAAGAATAGGTTTGAATGATATTAAAGGGCCAGTAAGTTATGATTTTATAAGCCCTCCTGGTGGCCTTAGTAATTATTCATCGCAGAAGCtagaaaagaaaacacataTGCTGGGAAACCGTAAGAATGGATCTGAGACTGTGCACAACAGGCTTGTGTCAGTCTCAAGCACAAACTCCTCATGTTCTGatcaatcttcttcttctgctgctTCTACCTCAGTTTCTCTAGGAATGCTGCAATGCATGTGGAAGGGTGGGAAACCACATTTTGTGTTTTCTGTAGATGAGCGAAAGGAGGTCTATATTGCCAACTTGTCTAAGACTGAATCTGCTGGCAGTATGTCTGCGGACTATATGTACACATTCCATTTGAGAAAGGGTGGCGAAAAGGAACATGGGATTCATGATAATGAGTCACTCCTTGTTGGTAAAATGAAGGTTTCAACTTCTTTCACTTTCTGCCGGAATGATTCCAAAATTATGGAAACACAATTCACTTTGTTTTCTACTACTGAGAATTTTGTTGGGGAGATGGAAATGTCATGTCGTGGTATAAGGAAGAACAAGAGTTTATCTAAGAAGGTGGTGGAAGTATTCAGAAATAGCCACTCATCCAAGCAGTTTACGCTCTCTAAATATGGTGGGTCAAGTGCACTGGAAACTTCTTCTTGGGAACAGTTGCAAAATATGAGCAACAATTTGGATGCTTTTGGTCGGACTAGTCTCATTGAAGATGATCTTCCACCAAATCTTGAATTAGCTGCCATTGTTGTGAAAGACCATCTCCCTGCTGGTGGTCAGAAGGAAGCTGGAGGTTGGGGCTTGAAATTTCTGAAGAAAGTAGGGGTCAGTCAAAGTGCTGAGACTCTAAAAACCTCTGCACGTTCTGTTTATTGTGCTCAAGATAGTGATGATTGCTCAACAAGTATGGATATTCTAATTCCAGCAGGTTTTCATGGTGGCCCAAGAACAAGAAATGGGGGTCCTTCTGGTCTCATTGAGAGATGGAGATCTGGTGGATGCTGTGACTGTGGTGGCTGGGACCTGGGCTGCCCACTCACTGTACTCAATACCAGATTTAGCCGAAAAGAGGTTTCACCCCAAGCAGATATTCATGACGAGTTCAAATCATTTGATTTGTTCATGCTT GGTTCTGAACTGAAAGCTCCCACCTTGAGGATGGTGAATATCCGTGATGGtttgtattttattcattttcaatcGAATCTATCAGCTTTGCAGTCTTTATCGATTGCAGTGGCATCTGTTCATTCCCAGAGTCCCAGTCTCCGACCTGAAAATATACAGGAGTGA
- the LOC123220243 gene encoding uncharacterized protein LOC123220243, with amino-acid sequence MASLAANFTAFLFLFPAGLNRLLFSSSLYLKNPSVFRSKPWYFSDQRYKNFDLYFLIISLPIASFSELFFFLTFSGHPTFRFSFFMQSASLFLFWLLIIIIFFRETYDAFIVNESFAFLFLGISFLVEYSVVGKGIGGPLGGEAYNLLGELTLICAGACLVLSIKPTAFFAEFFLSCGLIFKGTWLLQTGFSLYTDTFAFKGCHKISPSTAKDFIESKCDLDKDGLRGVAFINLLFVAHAIAVFIGSVVLFGFLSSHKKLGRGEASGPLLAQLESDSSLMHPVPEFELE; translated from the coding sequence ATGGCTTCATTGGCAGCCAATTTCACTgcctttctcttccttttcccagCTGGCCTTAACCGCCTacttttttcttcatctctttatCTTAAAAACCCTTCTGTTTTCAGATCAAAACCATGGTATTTCTCTGACCAAAGATACAAAAATTTTGATCTTTATTTCTTGATTATTTCACTCCCCATTGCCTCTTTTAGCGAGTTATTCTTTTTCTTGACTTTTTCTGGCCACCCCACTTTCAGATTCTCCTTCTTTATGCAATCGGCTTCACTTTTTCTCTTCTGGCTActcattattatcattttttttcgtGAAACTTACGACGCTTTCATCGTTAACGAGagttttgcttttctttttctgggaATTTCGTTTCTTGTGGAATATTCTGTGGTTGGGAAAGGAATTGGAGGCCCCCTTGGTGGGGAGGCTTATAATTTGTTGGGTGAATTGACTCTTATTTGTGCTGGTGCTTGTTTGGTTTTGTCCATAAAGCCAACTGCTTTTTTTGCCGAGTTTTTCTTGTCTTGTGGGTTGATTTTTAAAGGGACTTGGTTGTTACAAACCGGCTTCTCTTTGTACACTGATACATTTGCCTTCAAAGGGTGTCATAAAATTTCTCCGTCTACTGCTAAAGATTTTATTGAAAGTAAATGTGATCTTGACAAGGATGGCCTTAGGGGGGTAGCATTCATTAATCTTTTGTTTGTTGCGCATGCAATTGCGGTGTTTATAGGAAGCGTTGTGTTGTTCGGGTTCTTATCAAGTCATAAAAAATTGGGGCGTGGTGAGGCAAGCGGGCCATTGCTAGCGCAGCTCGAATCCGACAGCTCGTTGATGCATCCTGTTCCTGAATTTGAACTGGAATGA